In Parafrankia irregularis, a single genomic region encodes these proteins:
- a CDS encoding D-glycero-alpha-D-manno-heptose-1,7-bisphosphate 7-phosphatase yields the protein MTPDATETPRPGRKAAVPARPEAVLFDRDGTLCRDVPYNDDPRRVVLMPTAAAALRQVRRDGIPTAVVSNQSGIGRGLLTWKAVDAVNARLAALLGDAVTFHVCPHVPTDGCGCRKPAPGLLVTACHTLGVRPQRVVMIGDIGADMAAAAAVGARGVLVPTPATRRAEIAAAPEVAPDLLTALARVFSAPPADVGLLRAGSPAARAVPPVEPTGRRTAVAPSTPLGPA from the coding sequence GTGACTCCCGACGCGACGGAAACGCCCCGGCCGGGTCGAAAGGCCGCCGTTCCGGCTCGGCCGGAGGCCGTCCTCTTCGACCGGGACGGGACGCTCTGCCGTGACGTCCCCTACAACGATGATCCTCGGCGGGTCGTCCTCATGCCCACCGCCGCGGCCGCGCTGCGACAGGTGCGACGGGACGGCATTCCCACGGCCGTCGTGTCGAACCAGAGCGGCATCGGGCGCGGCCTGCTGACCTGGAAGGCCGTCGACGCCGTCAACGCCCGGCTGGCGGCGCTGCTCGGTGACGCGGTGACCTTCCATGTATGCCCGCACGTCCCGACGGACGGGTGCGGCTGCCGCAAACCCGCTCCCGGCCTGCTGGTGACGGCCTGCCACACCCTGGGCGTGCGACCACAGCGGGTGGTCATGATCGGTGACATCGGCGCGGACATGGCGGCCGCGGCGGCCGTGGGTGCCCGTGGGGTACTCGTGCCGACTCCGGCCACCAGGCGGGCGGAGATCGCCGCCGCGCCCGAGGTCGCGCCCGACCTCCTGACCGCGCTCGCCCGGGTGTTCTCGGCGCCTCCCGCGGACGTCGGCCTGCTCCGAGCAGGATCGCCTGCCGCGCGGGCGGTCCCGCCGGTCGAACCGACCGGGCGTCGAACGGCCGTGGCCCCCTCCACGCCCCTCGGTCCGGCATGA